The DNA sequence CCTTAGGCGGTGCAGTATTGCTGCGAACCAAAAACCCAGAAGATCTATTAGAAGAAGGCGACAGCCATCATGTTGCACTAAAAACTGGCTACGCCAGCGCAAATGAAGCTTACAAAGCCACCATTGAGCTAGCCAAGCGCTATCAAAAATGGGAAGGCTTGGCGATTTATACGTATCGTGATGGCAGCGAAACAAAGGCGCACTCTTCTGGCGCCGACATAAATGGTCGAGATCGCGGCCAGGCAAACCCCTATGACTTTGATTCTCATAACCTACTACTTAAAACCAACTATGCCCTAAATGCTGAGCATGCCTTCGGCTTAGTTGCCGAGTTATTCCAGCGTGAAACTCACTCAAATATACTAAGCAACGAAGGCTACAGTATATTTCCAGGCTTTACTTACACAAACGTGACTGGCGAAGACAAAGACACGCGTAGCCGTGTTGGTATTAACCACGCTTGGCAAGCCAATAATACTGCATTCGATGACTTGTTCTGGCAACTTAGCCATCAACAAAGTCAATCAGAGCATAACAATTATGATACAACCGATTTATACGGTAACCGTAACCGCGAGCGTAATGGGAAAGACAGCTCGCTGCAGTTTGATGCTCAATTCAATAAACTACTTGAATTTGATCACAGTAGTCACGAAATCAGTTACGGCTTAACCGCGATTAATAGCGACTTTGAACTAGACTACCGCACTCACTACTACGACAGCGGCACCGTGGACCCTGGTGCCCCAGAAGTGCCTAAAGCTGAAGCAGAAAAGCGCGGTATATTCATTCAAGACCACATGTACTTACTTGATGAACGTTTAGTGGTCACCGCCGGCCTGCGCTACGATGACTACAAAGCCACGCCAGATGCGAGTAGTGGTTTTCAAGAACACAACAGTGACGCCTTTACCAAACGTTTAGGAGCGGTTTATCACTGGAATCAACAATTCAGTACTTTTGCTCAATATAGTGAAGGCTTCCGCGCCCCTACCCTTGAGGAATTGTATTACGCCTTCGACAATAGTGGTCACGGTTACGCAACGCTGTCTAACCCCAACCTTAAACCTGAAGAAAGCCAAAGCTATGAGCTAGGCTTACGCGCGAATACTGCAGTATCAAGCATGGAATTGGTGGGTTTTTTCAATGACTATACAAACTTTATTCAATCCATCACCGATTACAGCGACCCTAGCTATCCAGCGGGCATCACCATTAATGAGAACATTGGTGAAGCTGAAATTTACGGTGTGGAGTTTAAAGGTAACTACTGGTTAGACGAAGCCATTGGTGCGCCAGAAGGCACCTACAGCAGATTAAGCGTGGCCTACGCTCAAGGTAAAAACAAAGAAGATGGTAGTGCCTTAGACTCAGTGGCTCCGCTGACGGCGGTTTGGGGATTAGGTTATGACCACGCCGAGCAGTTATGGGGAAGCGCTCTTAACCTAACAATGGTAGCCGCTAAAAAATCAGGAGACTGGTCATCAGAGGATAATGCCCACTCACCGGGTCATGCGCTATTAGACTTAACCGCATACTATCAGCCAGTTAACGACTTAGTATTACGGGCCGGACTGTTTAACGCTTTAGACCAGAAATACTGGAGCTATACCGATTTAGATGGCAAAGAATCAGATTATCAAGGTTTAGATCGTTACACTCAACCAGGCAGAAACTGGGGGGTAGATTTGGCTTACAAGTTCTAAGCGAAAAACTCTACGCTTCTACGCTACAGCAATCGCTGTAGCGTATTTTTA is a window from the Agarivorans sp. TSD2052 genome containing:
- a CDS encoding TonB-dependent hemoglobin/transferrin/lactoferrin family receptor; translation: MKTLNRTLIANAVILSLSPWAYAETTSTMFDEVVVSATRTEQSIKDVSSSVTAVSAEQLEQQMATSLEDAVRYEPGVSTTGQGRFGTSGFNIRGLDGNRIKLMVDGIEQPTAYNPGGDVMNKGPNSYEIDTLSAIEINKGPASSLYGSDALGGAVLLRTKNPEDLLEEGDSHHVALKTGYASANEAYKATIELAKRYQKWEGLAIYTYRDGSETKAHSSGADINGRDRGQANPYDFDSHNLLLKTNYALNAEHAFGLVAELFQRETHSNILSNEGYSIFPGFTYTNVTGEDKDTRSRVGINHAWQANNTAFDDLFWQLSHQQSQSEHNNYDTTDLYGNRNRERNGKDSSLQFDAQFNKLLEFDHSSHEISYGLTAINSDFELDYRTHYYDSGTVDPGAPEVPKAEAEKRGIFIQDHMYLLDERLVVTAGLRYDDYKATPDASSGFQEHNSDAFTKRLGAVYHWNQQFSTFAQYSEGFRAPTLEELYYAFDNSGHGYATLSNPNLKPEESQSYELGLRANTAVSSMELVGFFNDYTNFIQSITDYSDPSYPAGITINENIGEAEIYGVEFKGNYWLDEAIGAPEGTYSRLSVAYAQGKNKEDGSALDSVAPLTAVWGLGYDHAEQLWGSALNLTMVAAKKSGDWSSEDNAHSPGHALLDLTAYYQPVNDLVLRAGLFNALDQKYWSYTDLDGKESDYQGLDRYTQPGRNWGVDLAYKF